In Deltaproteobacteria bacterium, a single genomic region encodes these proteins:
- a CDS encoding MFS transporter, which translates to MPKFSFKPASHWGVVAISFVTIALAYGLNFSFSVFFVAILEEFKWSRASIAGAFSLSSLILGISSWPGGRLVDRFGPRKIMMVGAIILSLATMASALIREVWHLYFLFGILSGLGICGLGWVPNSVLLSNWFVKNRGSMVGIAFSGMGIGILAVGPSAQYLISSLGWRTAYLVFGLAVLVLLLPLSFFLQDRPNRKMENEGPDQQRPLAKAEDSREKGDWTLRRSMKTLPFWALFISFFLIPLGIFPVAIHQVAYIIDQGYSKILAALVFGTMGLLSTVGRPLFGVLSDRIGREKAVTWSFISSIAGILILIFLPELKSVFWLYLYAILFGLGFGARGPIVSAMMADMFSGKHFGSIYGFINIGNGMGGALGPWLGGLLYDLTGSYRIPFFICIPALVLACILFWTAGRGRSNLHPKTL; encoded by the coding sequence ATGCCTAAATTTTCCTTCAAACCTGCATCCCACTGGGGCGTCGTGGCCATTTCCTTCGTAACGATCGCCCTTGCCTACGGCCTAAACTTCTCTTTTTCCGTATTCTTCGTAGCCATCCTGGAGGAGTTCAAATGGAGCAGGGCCAGTATAGCGGGGGCTTTCTCGTTATCGTCCCTCATATTAGGAATCAGTTCCTGGCCGGGAGGAAGGCTGGTCGATCGATTTGGACCCAGAAAAATAATGATGGTCGGTGCCATCATCCTTTCTTTGGCGACGATGGCCAGTGCGCTGATCCGGGAGGTCTGGCATCTCTACTTTCTTTTTGGAATCTTGTCTGGCCTAGGTATTTGCGGTCTCGGGTGGGTGCCCAATTCGGTACTGCTCTCCAACTGGTTTGTCAAAAATCGTGGGAGCATGGTGGGTATCGCTTTCTCCGGGATGGGAATCGGAATTCTTGCTGTTGGGCCTTCGGCCCAATACCTTATATCCAGCCTGGGATGGCGAACGGCCTATTTGGTTTTTGGCCTGGCGGTCCTGGTGCTCCTGCTGCCATTAAGCTTTTTTTTGCAGGATAGGCCGAATCGAAAAATGGAAAATGAAGGCCCAGATCAACAACGCCCGCTGGCCAAGGCAGAGGACTCAAGGGAGAAGGGGGATTGGACCTTAAGGCGCTCCATGAAAACCCTGCCTTTCTGGGCGCTCTTTATTTCTTTTTTTCTCATTCCTTTAGGCATTTTTCCTGTAGCCATCCACCAGGTGGCCTACATAATCGACCAGGGTTACAGCAAGATACTGGCTGCTTTGGTCTTCGGAACCATGGGTTTATTAAGCACGGTCGGAAGGCCCCTTTTCGGAGTTCTCTCCGACCGCATCGGCAGGGAGAAAGCCGTCACCTGGAGCTTTATCAGTTCCATCGCGGGAATTCTCATTCTCATTTTCTTGCCCGAACTAAAATCCGTATTCTGGCTCTACCTTTACGCCATCCTCTTCGGATTGGGATTTGGAGCGCGCGGCCCCATCGTGTCCGCCATGATGGCCGATATGTTTTCGGGAAAGCATTTTGGGAGCATCTATGGCTTTATTAACATCGGGAATGGGATGGGAGGAGCATTAGGGCCCTGGCTGGGAGGGCTTCTTTACGATTTGACCGGTAGTTATCGGATTCCATTTTTTATATGTATTCCTGCTCTTGTATTGGCCTGTATTCTTTTTTGGACAGCTGGGAGGGGTCGGTCCAATCTTCATCCCAAGACCCTATAA